In the Gossypium raimondii isolate GPD5lz chromosome 9, ASM2569854v1, whole genome shotgun sequence genome, one interval contains:
- the LOC105798131 gene encoding pentatricopeptide repeat-containing protein At1g63330 — MGKLYSSLFLRSIVNVRSNLSPFSSSLNTIVTHIQALRKKSTSSRGNVDDALTKFNMMIVKYPKPSIVEFTKLLASIVRSKRYAIVVPMCSQMELLGVSHNVYSLSILINSFCQLGQVELGLSVLGKMLKLNVEPDVVTFSTLINGLCKQMKISQAVSLFDEMTEKCYKPDLVSYNTILKGLCKIRNSNKAVRLLRMMVERGFEPNIVAYSTVIDCLCKNKLLKEALDLFSEMKVKGIRPDIVIYSCLIHGMCNLGQLKEATRLLNEIVDDNISLDVITYNILINALCKEMMISEAEGIVGTMIKRNIGPDVVTYNILVDAYCKAGIVSKAVDTVDTMRNQGIEPNVATYSILVDTYGKEGTIFQAVNTVDTMRKLGIEPDVVMYSALINGYCLRNKMDKARRVFQLMIKKGCVPDIHSYNIMINGYCKARMLDEAMELFCEISRTGPIPNTVTYSTLMQGMCQLGKVSTACELLRTMLASGQVPDLVTCSILLDGFCKNGKPKEALNFFQAMRSNRLKLDVVSYNILIDGLYKVGHIEVAKELFHEILVNGLKPSVYTYAIMINGSCKKGLLDEAYRLFRSMGDNGCLPDSCCYNVMVQGFLRNGYTSKATQLLTEMVGKGFSADLCTATIFVDLILQSSKPILI, encoded by the coding sequence ATGGGTAAGCTTTATTCTTCATTGTTTCTTCGTTCAATTGTTAATGTTCGAAGCaatctttctcctttttcttcttctttaaacacCATTGTTACCCACATTCAAGCTTTAAGAAAAAAGTCAACGTCTTCAAGGGGAAATGTTGATGATGCTTTGACTAAGTTTAATATGATGATTGTGAAGTACCCAAAGCCCTCAATTGTGGaattcactaaattattagcATCCATTGTTAGATCAAAACGTTATGCCATTGTTGTTCCTATGTGTAGCCAAATGGAATTATTAGGAGTTTCCCATAACGTTTATTCATTGAGCATCTTGATTAATAGCTTTTGTCAATTAGGTCAAGTTGAATTAGGGTTATCTGTTTTGGGGAAAATGTTGAAGTTAAATGTTGAACCTGATGTGGTAACTTTTTCTACTTTGATTAATGGACTTTGTAAACAAATGAAGATTTCTCAAGCTGTGagtttgtttgatgaaatgacTGAAAAATGTTATAAACCCGATTTAGTTTCTTACAATACTATACTCAAGGGATTGTGTAAGATTAGGAATTCTAATAAAGCAGTTCGACTTCTAAGGATGATGGTAGAAAGAGGTTTTGAACCAAATATTGTAGCGTATAGTACTGTTATTGATTGTCTTTGTAAGAACAAGTTGTTAAAGGAGGCTCTTGATCTTTTCTCCGAAATGAAAGTTAAGGGTATTAGACCGGATATTGTTATTTACAGTTGCTTAATTCATGGTATGTGTAATTTGGGCCAGTTGAAGGAGGCAACGAGgcttttgaatgaaattgtgGATGACAATATTTCACTTGATGTTATCACGTATAACATATTGATCAATGCACTTTGTAAAGAGATGATGATTTCTGAAGCTGAAGGTATTGTTGGTACAATGATAAAGCGCAATATTGGGCCTGATGTTGTCACGTATAATATATTGGTTGATGCGTATTGTAAGGCTGGGATTGTTTCTAAAGCTGTAGATACCGTTGACACAATGAGAAATCAAGGCATTGAGCCTAATGTTGCTACGTATAGTATATTGGTTGATACTTATGGCAAGGAGGGGACGATTTTCCAAGCTGTAAATACTGTTGATACAATGAGAAAGCTCGGCATTGAACCTGATGTTGTTATGTATAGTGCATTAATAAACGGTTATTGCTTAAGAAACAAAATGGATAAAGCTAGAAGAGTATTTCAGTTGATGATTAAGAAGGGTTGTGTACCTGATATACATAGTTACAACATCATGATCAACGGATATTGTAAAGCTAGAATGTTAGACGAAGCAAtggaactcttttgtgaaatatcTCGAACAGGACCAATCCCGAATACTGTCACATACAGCACTCTTATGCAAGGTATGTGTCAATTAGGAAAAGTTTCAACTGCATGTGAACTTTTGAGAACAATGCTTGCTTCTGGACAAGTTCCGGACTTAGTGACTTGTTCGATTTTATTGGATGGTTTTTGCAAAAATGGTAAACCCAAAGAGgcattgaatttttttcaagcaATGCGAAGCAACAGGTTGAAACTAGATGTTGTATCTTACAATATACTAATTGATGGTTTGTACAAAGTTGGGCATATCGAAGTTGCGAAggaattatttcatgaaatctTGGTTAATGGTTTAAAACCGAGTGTTTACACATATGCTATAATGATCAATGGATCTTGTAAAAAGGGATTACTAGATGAAGCATACCGGTTGTTTAGGAGCATGGGAGATAATGGTTGTTTGCCAGATAGCTGCTGTTATAATGTAATGGTCCAAGGGTTTCTTCGAAATGGCTATACCTCAAAGGCAACACAACTTCTTACGGAAATGGTTGGTAAGGGCTTTTCTGCAGATTTATGCACTGCTACCATATTTGTTGATCTCATCTTACAATCTAGTAAACCAATTTTGATCTGA
- the LOC105798130 gene encoding alpha-glucan phosphorylase 1 isoform X2, producing the protein MATWRYSTMPGGAEAVSSRNAVGRFVDFSHGGGGGRRVIKSDQLMLIRKWQLRPVKRSFSVRNVSSEQQQKVKDLVTQQQGSYNPFPPDASSIASSIKYHSEFTPLFSPEKFDPPKAFFATAQSIRDALIINWNATYDYYERLNVKQAYYLSMEFLQGRALLNAIGNLGLTGAYAEALSKLGHNLENIASQEPDAALGNGGLGRLASCFLDSLATLNYPAWGYGLRYRYGLFKQRITKDGQEEVAENWLEMSNPWEIVRNDVAYPIKFYGKVLTDSDGKKHWIGGEDIQAVAYDVPIPGYETKTTINLRLWSTKAPSGDFDLSVFNSGKHTQAAEALYNAEKICYVLYPGDESLEGKILRLKQQYTLCSASLQDIIARFERRSGAKVKWDEFPDKVAVQMNDTHPTLCIPELMRILIDVKGLSWNEAWNITQRTVAYTNHTVLPEALEKWSLELMEKLLPRHMEIIEMVDEELIRTIVSEHGKADSNLLEKKLKQMRILENVELPAAFSDLLVKPKKSPVAVPSDELGESEEEEEAEAEAEAEEEKEEEKLKPAGGKIKSVKEGTQGKKKKIPEPVPEPPKLVRMANLCVVGGHAVNGVAAIHSEIVKDEVFNDFFQLWPEKFQNKTNGVTPRRWIRFCNPELSKIITRWTGSEDWVLNTEKLSELRKFADNEDLQIQWRAAKRSNKLKVASLIKERTGYIVSPDSMFDIQVKRIHEYKRQLLNILGIVYRYKKMKEMSASERKKKFVPRVCIFGGKAFATYVQAKRIVKFITDVGATVNHDPDIGDLLKVIFVPDYNVSVAELLIPASELSQHISTAGMEASGTSNMKFAMNGCILIGTLDGANVEIREEVGEENFFLFGAKAHEIAGLRKERAEGKFVPDPRFEEVKKFIKSGVFGSSNYNELLGSLEGNEGFGRADYFLVGKDFPSYIECQEKVDETYKDQKVWTRMSIMNTGGSYNFSSDRTIHEYAREIWNIKPVELP; encoded by the exons ATGGCTACGTGGCGATATTCAACGATGCCGGGTGGAGCGGAGGCAGTTTCGAGTCGCAATGCGGTGGGTAGATTCGTCGACTTCAGTCACGGCGGTGGTGGAGGTAGAAGAGTGATCAAATCGGATCAGCTGATGTTGATTAGGAAGTGGCAGCTTAGGCCGGTGAAGAGATCGTTTTCGGTGAGGAATGTGTCGAGTGAGCAGCAACAGAAGGTGAAAGATCTAGTAACTCAGCAACAAG GCAGTTATAATCCTTTCCCTCCAGATGCTTCATCTATTGCCTCTAGTATCAAATACCATTCAGAGTTCACCCCGTTGTTCTCCCCTGAGAAGTTCGATCCTCCAAAGGCTTTCTTTGCAACTGCACAAAGTATTCGTGATGCTCTCATTATAAACTGGAATGCCACGTATGATTATTATGAAAGATTGAATGTAAAGCAGGCTTACTATTTGTCAATGGAATTTCTACAG GGTCGGGCACTGTTGAATGCAATTGGTAATTTAGGGCTTACTGGAGCTTATGCTGAGGCCTTGAGCAAGCTTGGACACAACCTAGAAAATATAGCTTCCCAG GAGCCTGATGCTGCCCTAGGGAATGGAGGCCTTGGTCGACTTGCCTCCTGTTTTCTGGATTCTTTGGCAACATTGAATTATCCAGCATGGGGTTATGGGCTTAGATATAGGTATGGCTTATTTAAACAGCGTATTACAAAAGATGGGCAAGAAGAAGTTGCTGAAAATTGGCTTGAG ATGAGCAATCCTTGGGAAATTGTGAGAAATGATGTCGCATATCCTATCAAGTTTTATGGCAAGGTTCTTACAGATTCAGATGGAAAGAAACACTGGATTGGAGGAGAGGATATACAGGCTGTTGCTTATGATGTCCCAATACCAGGATATGAAACTAAAACCACGATCAACCTAAGACTCTGGTCAACGAAAGCTCCATCAGGAGACTTTGATCTATCTGTATTTAATTCTGGAAAACATACCCAAGCAGCTGAGGCCCTATATAATGCTGAAAAG ATTTGCTATGTACTCTATCCTGGGGATGAGTCACTTGAAGGAAAAATCCTTCGTTTAAAGCAACAATACACCCTGTGCTCAGCCTCTCTACAAGATATCATTGCACGTTTTGAGAGAAGATCAGGAGCAAAGGTCAAATGGGACGAATTTCCTGACAAGGTTGCTGTGCAAATGAATGATACTCACCCAACTCTTTGCATTCCAGAGCTAATGAGAATTTTGATTGATGTGAAAGGTTTAAGCTGGAACGAGGCCTGGAATATCACCCAAAG AACCGTGGCATACACAAACCACACTGTTCTACCCGAGGCTTTGGAGAAATGGAGTTTAGAACTTATGGAGAAACTGTTGCCTCGACATATGGAGATTATAGAAATGGTTGATGAGGAG CTAATTCGTACCATAGTTTCAGAACATGGTAAAGCAGATTCTAACTTACTGGAGAAAAAACTGAAGCAGATGAGAATTTTAGAAAATGTTGAGCTGCCGGCTGCATTTTCTGATTTACTAGTTAAACCCAAGAAAAGTCCTGTTGCTGTTCCCAGTGATGAACTTGGAGAATccgaagaggaagaagaagcagaagcagaagcagaagcagaagaagaaaaggaagaagaaaaacttAAGCCTGCTGGTGGAAAAATTAAATCTGTAAAGGAAGGCACTCaggggaagaaaaagaagatccCAGAACCAGTACCGGAGCCCCCAAAGCTGGTTCGTATGGCTAACCTATGTGTTGTAGGTGGTCATGCAGTGAATGGAGTTGCTGCCATACATAGTGAGATAGTAAAAGACGAAgtgtttaatgatttttttcag TTGTGGCctgagaaatttcaaaataaaacaaatgggGTCACACCAAGAAGATGGATCCGTTTCTGCAATCCAGAGTTGAGTAAAATTATAACGAGGTGGACAGGCTCAGAAGACTGGGTTTTAAATACTGAAAAGTTGTCTGAACTTAGAAAG TTCGCAGATAACGAGGATCTTCAGATCCAATGGAGGGCCGCAAAAAGGAGCAACAAGTTAAAAGTTGCATCCCTCATTAAAGAAAGGACAGGCTATATAGTAAGCCCTGATTCAATGTTCGACATCCAG GTGAAGCGCATCCATGAATACAAGCGTCAGCTGCTGAATATTTTGGGTATTGTTTACCGTTACAAGAAGATGAAAGAAATGAGTGCttcagaaagaaagaaaaagtttgtTCCACGTGTTTGTATATTTGGGGGAAAAGCGTTTGCCACTTATGTTCAAGCCAAGAGAATTGTGAAATTCATTACCGATGTTGGAGCTACAGTTAATCATGATCCTGATATAGGTGATTTACTGAAG gttatttttgtTCCCGACTACAATGTGAGTGTGGCTGAATTGCTTATCCCTGCAAGTGAACTATCACAACATATAAG TACTGCTGGAATGGAAGCAAGTGGAACCAGCAATATGAAGTTCGCGATGAATGGTTGCATTTTAATTGGGACCTTGGATGGTGCCAATGTTGAAATACGAGAAGAGGTTGGAGAAGAAAACTTTTTCCTCTTCGGGGCTAAAGCACACGAGATTGCTGGGCTTCGGAAAGAAAGAGCTGAGGGGAAG TTCGTTCCGGATCCTCGGTTCGAAGAAGTTAAGAAGTTTATCAAAAGTGGCGTATTCGGATCTTCCAACTATAATGAACTCCTGGGATCATTAGAGGGAAATGAAGGTTTCGGTCGTGCAGACTATTTCCTTGTTGGCAAAGACTTCCCTAGTTACATAGAATGCCAAGAAAAGGTCGACGAAACATATAAAGACCAAAAG GTATGGACAAGAATGTCGATCATGAATACAGGAGGTTCTTACAATTTCAGCAGTGACAGAACAATTCATGAATATGCTCGAGAAATATGGAACATAAAGCCTGTTGAATTACCATAA
- the LOC105798130 gene encoding alpha-glucan phosphorylase 1 isoform X1 — MATWRYSTMPGGAEAVSSRNAVGRFVDFSHGGGGGRRVIKSDQLMLIRKWQLRPVKRSFSVRNVSSEQQQKVKDLVTQQQESPGSYNPFPPDASSIASSIKYHSEFTPLFSPEKFDPPKAFFATAQSIRDALIINWNATYDYYERLNVKQAYYLSMEFLQGRALLNAIGNLGLTGAYAEALSKLGHNLENIASQEPDAALGNGGLGRLASCFLDSLATLNYPAWGYGLRYRYGLFKQRITKDGQEEVAENWLEMSNPWEIVRNDVAYPIKFYGKVLTDSDGKKHWIGGEDIQAVAYDVPIPGYETKTTINLRLWSTKAPSGDFDLSVFNSGKHTQAAEALYNAEKICYVLYPGDESLEGKILRLKQQYTLCSASLQDIIARFERRSGAKVKWDEFPDKVAVQMNDTHPTLCIPELMRILIDVKGLSWNEAWNITQRTVAYTNHTVLPEALEKWSLELMEKLLPRHMEIIEMVDEELIRTIVSEHGKADSNLLEKKLKQMRILENVELPAAFSDLLVKPKKSPVAVPSDELGESEEEEEAEAEAEAEEEKEEEKLKPAGGKIKSVKEGTQGKKKKIPEPVPEPPKLVRMANLCVVGGHAVNGVAAIHSEIVKDEVFNDFFQLWPEKFQNKTNGVTPRRWIRFCNPELSKIITRWTGSEDWVLNTEKLSELRKFADNEDLQIQWRAAKRSNKLKVASLIKERTGYIVSPDSMFDIQVKRIHEYKRQLLNILGIVYRYKKMKEMSASERKKKFVPRVCIFGGKAFATYVQAKRIVKFITDVGATVNHDPDIGDLLKVIFVPDYNVSVAELLIPASELSQHISTAGMEASGTSNMKFAMNGCILIGTLDGANVEIREEVGEENFFLFGAKAHEIAGLRKERAEGKFVPDPRFEEVKKFIKSGVFGSSNYNELLGSLEGNEGFGRADYFLVGKDFPSYIECQEKVDETYKDQKVWTRMSIMNTGGSYNFSSDRTIHEYAREIWNIKPVELP; from the exons ATGGCTACGTGGCGATATTCAACGATGCCGGGTGGAGCGGAGGCAGTTTCGAGTCGCAATGCGGTGGGTAGATTCGTCGACTTCAGTCACGGCGGTGGTGGAGGTAGAAGAGTGATCAAATCGGATCAGCTGATGTTGATTAGGAAGTGGCAGCTTAGGCCGGTGAAGAGATCGTTTTCGGTGAGGAATGTGTCGAGTGAGCAGCAACAGAAGGTGAAAGATCTAGTAACTCAGCAACAAG AATCTCCAGGCAGTTATAATCCTTTCCCTCCAGATGCTTCATCTATTGCCTCTAGTATCAAATACCATTCAGAGTTCACCCCGTTGTTCTCCCCTGAGAAGTTCGATCCTCCAAAGGCTTTCTTTGCAACTGCACAAAGTATTCGTGATGCTCTCATTATAAACTGGAATGCCACGTATGATTATTATGAAAGATTGAATGTAAAGCAGGCTTACTATTTGTCAATGGAATTTCTACAG GGTCGGGCACTGTTGAATGCAATTGGTAATTTAGGGCTTACTGGAGCTTATGCTGAGGCCTTGAGCAAGCTTGGACACAACCTAGAAAATATAGCTTCCCAG GAGCCTGATGCTGCCCTAGGGAATGGAGGCCTTGGTCGACTTGCCTCCTGTTTTCTGGATTCTTTGGCAACATTGAATTATCCAGCATGGGGTTATGGGCTTAGATATAGGTATGGCTTATTTAAACAGCGTATTACAAAAGATGGGCAAGAAGAAGTTGCTGAAAATTGGCTTGAG ATGAGCAATCCTTGGGAAATTGTGAGAAATGATGTCGCATATCCTATCAAGTTTTATGGCAAGGTTCTTACAGATTCAGATGGAAAGAAACACTGGATTGGAGGAGAGGATATACAGGCTGTTGCTTATGATGTCCCAATACCAGGATATGAAACTAAAACCACGATCAACCTAAGACTCTGGTCAACGAAAGCTCCATCAGGAGACTTTGATCTATCTGTATTTAATTCTGGAAAACATACCCAAGCAGCTGAGGCCCTATATAATGCTGAAAAG ATTTGCTATGTACTCTATCCTGGGGATGAGTCACTTGAAGGAAAAATCCTTCGTTTAAAGCAACAATACACCCTGTGCTCAGCCTCTCTACAAGATATCATTGCACGTTTTGAGAGAAGATCAGGAGCAAAGGTCAAATGGGACGAATTTCCTGACAAGGTTGCTGTGCAAATGAATGATACTCACCCAACTCTTTGCATTCCAGAGCTAATGAGAATTTTGATTGATGTGAAAGGTTTAAGCTGGAACGAGGCCTGGAATATCACCCAAAG AACCGTGGCATACACAAACCACACTGTTCTACCCGAGGCTTTGGAGAAATGGAGTTTAGAACTTATGGAGAAACTGTTGCCTCGACATATGGAGATTATAGAAATGGTTGATGAGGAG CTAATTCGTACCATAGTTTCAGAACATGGTAAAGCAGATTCTAACTTACTGGAGAAAAAACTGAAGCAGATGAGAATTTTAGAAAATGTTGAGCTGCCGGCTGCATTTTCTGATTTACTAGTTAAACCCAAGAAAAGTCCTGTTGCTGTTCCCAGTGATGAACTTGGAGAATccgaagaggaagaagaagcagaagcagaagcagaagcagaagaagaaaaggaagaagaaaaacttAAGCCTGCTGGTGGAAAAATTAAATCTGTAAAGGAAGGCACTCaggggaagaaaaagaagatccCAGAACCAGTACCGGAGCCCCCAAAGCTGGTTCGTATGGCTAACCTATGTGTTGTAGGTGGTCATGCAGTGAATGGAGTTGCTGCCATACATAGTGAGATAGTAAAAGACGAAgtgtttaatgatttttttcag TTGTGGCctgagaaatttcaaaataaaacaaatgggGTCACACCAAGAAGATGGATCCGTTTCTGCAATCCAGAGTTGAGTAAAATTATAACGAGGTGGACAGGCTCAGAAGACTGGGTTTTAAATACTGAAAAGTTGTCTGAACTTAGAAAG TTCGCAGATAACGAGGATCTTCAGATCCAATGGAGGGCCGCAAAAAGGAGCAACAAGTTAAAAGTTGCATCCCTCATTAAAGAAAGGACAGGCTATATAGTAAGCCCTGATTCAATGTTCGACATCCAG GTGAAGCGCATCCATGAATACAAGCGTCAGCTGCTGAATATTTTGGGTATTGTTTACCGTTACAAGAAGATGAAAGAAATGAGTGCttcagaaagaaagaaaaagtttgtTCCACGTGTTTGTATATTTGGGGGAAAAGCGTTTGCCACTTATGTTCAAGCCAAGAGAATTGTGAAATTCATTACCGATGTTGGAGCTACAGTTAATCATGATCCTGATATAGGTGATTTACTGAAG gttatttttgtTCCCGACTACAATGTGAGTGTGGCTGAATTGCTTATCCCTGCAAGTGAACTATCACAACATATAAG TACTGCTGGAATGGAAGCAAGTGGAACCAGCAATATGAAGTTCGCGATGAATGGTTGCATTTTAATTGGGACCTTGGATGGTGCCAATGTTGAAATACGAGAAGAGGTTGGAGAAGAAAACTTTTTCCTCTTCGGGGCTAAAGCACACGAGATTGCTGGGCTTCGGAAAGAAAGAGCTGAGGGGAAG TTCGTTCCGGATCCTCGGTTCGAAGAAGTTAAGAAGTTTATCAAAAGTGGCGTATTCGGATCTTCCAACTATAATGAACTCCTGGGATCATTAGAGGGAAATGAAGGTTTCGGTCGTGCAGACTATTTCCTTGTTGGCAAAGACTTCCCTAGTTACATAGAATGCCAAGAAAAGGTCGACGAAACATATAAAGACCAAAAG GTATGGACAAGAATGTCGATCATGAATACAGGAGGTTCTTACAATTTCAGCAGTGACAGAACAATTCATGAATATGCTCGAGAAATATGGAACATAAAGCCTGTTGAATTACCATAA